A window from Neodiprion fabricii isolate iyNeoFabr1 chromosome 2, iyNeoFabr1.1, whole genome shotgun sequence encodes these proteins:
- the LOC124175035 gene encoding THO complex subunit 1 isoform X1 — protein sequence MASFETLRHDYNNHLEKCFKLSDLSGFQKKCLEMNTNVSNRKSIVDQALRDTLLTVLLDDSVGNVQHLESYITFCIELCRKDLTTASMPVILLGDIFDCMTLDRCEKLFTFVENNVVVWKEEIFFSACKNNLLRMCNDLLRRLSRSQQTVFCGRILLFLAKFFPFSERSGLNIVSEFNLDNHTEFGNEKSEKEVLEQIVEDGDNTENKIPIDYNLYRKFWALQDFFRNPNQCYNKMHWKVFSAHTSHVLSAFTSFKLEEQRSLPTKCTKMDTSSEENYKETHYFAKYLTNQKLLELQLSDSNFRRYVLLQFLILFQYLNSAVKFKAETHELKPDQVEWVKTTTDQVYLLLSETPPNGSDFAETVKNILKREEHWNAWKNHGCPPFKRPALESNSEGEEPRKQKRRIGDVIRAAEDEKKYHLGNPELTKLWNLCPNNLEACKSMDRDFLPSLETYFAEAIEQLDPAAMVDDEYKKVNDGNFGWRALRLLARRSPHFFVHGNNPINKLPEYLEAMIKKIAKDRPQTQSDIKTESEEIPTDGNEAEFNEDVLKQETEQVEVDASTTKFSKFNKVTADIVAKLSDILKGNWKDLAAKFGYHANEIAFFQKKRTQYEQCKSMLEIWAEEDEDASIENLAYILEGLGFTEAVAVLKS from the exons ATGGCTTCTTTCGAGACACTGAGGCATGATTACAAC aaCCACCTGGAAAAATGCTTCAAGTTGTCAGATTTATCCGGATTCCAAAAAAAGTGTCTGGAAATGAACACAAATGTCTCGAATAGAAAGTCAATCGTCGATCAAGCGCTGCGAGATACGCTGCTTACTGTACTGCTGGATGATTCTGTGGGAAACGTACAGCATCTTGAATCTTACATAACGTTTTGTATCGAGTTATGTAGGAAAGATTTAACAACGGCTAGCATGCCAGTCATATTACTCGGTGACATATTTGATTGCATGACATTGGACCGATGTGAAAAGTTATTCACGTTTGTTGAGAACAATGTTGTTGTGTGgaaagaagaaatatttttcagtgcctgtAAAAACAATTTACTCAGGATGTGCAACGATCTGCTCAGAAGACTTTCTCGCTCTCAACAAACTGTATTTTGTGGAAGGATTCTTCTATTCCTTGccaaatttttcccattctcTGAGAGGTCAGGGTTGAACATAGTTAGTGAATTTAATCTCGACAATCACACAGAATTTGGCAATGAGAAATCAGAGAAAGAAGTGCTTGAGCAGATCGTAGAAGATGGCGACAATACTGAGAACAAAATTCCAATAGATTACAATCTGTACCGAAAATTCTGGGCGCTGCAAGACTTTTTCAGAAATCCAAATCAGTGCTATAATAAAATGCATTGGAAGGTTTTCTCTGCT CATACGTCGCACGTCTTGTCAGCGTTCACGTCTTTCAAATTAGAAGAGCAGCGTAGCCTTCCAACAAAATGTACAAAGATGGACACTTCGTCGGAGGAAAACTACAAGGAAACTCACTACTTCGCTAAGTATCTCACTAATCAGAAGCTGTTAGAGTTGCAGTTGTCAGATTCGAACTTTAGGAGATACGTACTACTTCAGTTCCTGATACTCTTTCAGTACCTCAACAGCGCCGTGAAATTCAAAGC CGAAACACACGAGCTGAAACCTGATCAAGTCGAATGGGTCAAGACAACAACAGACCAAGTATATTTATTACTCTCTGAAACACCTCCCAATGGATCTGATTTTGCGGAAACtgtaaaaaacattttaaaacGAGAAGAACACTGGAATGCCTGGAAGAATCATGGGTGTCCACCGTTTAAGAGGCCTGCTCTTGAATCCAACTCTGAGGGAGAAGAAccaagaaaacaaaaaagacgGATCGGTGACGTAATCCGAGCTGccgaagatgaaaaaaagtatcattTAGGAAA TCCTGAGTTGACAAAGCTATGGAATTTGTGCCCCAACAATTTGGAGGCTTGTAAATCAATGGACAGAGACTTCCTGCCTTCCCTAGAAACCTATTTCGCCGAAGCTATAGAGCAATTGGATCCAGCTGCGATGGTCGATGATGAATACAA GAAAGTAAATGATGGTAACTTTGGTTGGAGAGCACTGCGATTACTCGCTAGGCGGAGTCctcatttttttgtacacgGGAATAACCCCATCAACAAATTACCAGAGTATTTGGAAGCTATGATAAAGAAAATCGCCAAAGATCGACCG CAAACGCAGTCGGACATAAAAACAGAATCTGAAGAAATTCCCACCGACGGAAACGAGGCCGAATTCAACGAGGACGTACTTAAACAAGAGACCGAACAAGTTGAGGTTGACGCATCAACAACAAAGTTCAGTAAATTCAACAAAGTGACGGCCGATATTGTTGCGAAACTGTCAGATATATTAAAAGGGAACTGGAAAGATCTAGCAGCGAAATTCGGATACCATGCCAACGAA ATCGCATTCTTTCAGAAGAAACGAACACAGTACGAACAGTGTAAAAGCATGTTAGAAATCtgggccgaagaggacgaggatgCATCGATCGAAAATTTGGCTTACATCCTCGAAGGATTGGGCTTTACAGAGGCAGTTGCTGTATTGAAGAGCTAA
- the LOC124175036 gene encoding mitochondrial cardiolipin hydrolase produces MMKNMWIFGRSNKVVIVVFTGVLATELLWQLYKRTRSKIPSKSINEVLFFSEESSNCRMHAVSRTPCDRSNCSVTQLRKLCAYLESAQQNLDVCMYLFSCEDLAAAIAKVFCRGVVVRIIVDGGMAENSACERRIRDFRERGIRVRMKKSEYLMHHKFAIIDRKLILTGSTNWTMQAMHGNWDNVIVSNQLALVKPFIAEFDRMWILLTTGED; encoded by the exons ATGATGAAGAACATGTGGATTTTTGGCCGTTCCAACAAGGTGGTGATCGTAGTTTTCACGGGAGTTTTGGCCACAGAACTATTATGGCAATTGTATAAAAGAACTCGAAGTAAAATACCCTCAAAGAGCATCAACgaggttctttttttctctgaagaatcatccaactgtcggaTGCACGCCGTCTCTAGAACACCTTGCGACCGTTCCAACTGTTCGGTTACACAATTGAG GAAACTATGCGCATATTTGGAATCTGCTCAGCAAAATCTAGATGTTTGCATGTATCTATTCAGCTGTGAGGATCTAGCAGCAGCGATAGCCAAGGTGTTTTGTCGCGGAGTAGTTGTCAGAATTATCGTCGATGGAGGAATGGCGGAAAATTCCGCCTGTGAGCGTCGTATAAGAGATTTTCGAGAACGAG GTATTCGAGTGAGGATGAAGAAATCGGAATACTTGATGCATCACAAGTTTGCGATAATTGATAGGAAGCTGATTTTGACGGGGAGTACAAATTGGACGATGCAAGCGATGCACGGAAACTGGGACAACGTCATAGTTTCGAATCAACTCGCCCTAGTCAAGCCGTTCATTGCGGAATTCGACAGAATGTGGATTTTGCTCACCACAGGCGAAGACTGA
- the LOC124175035 gene encoding THO complex subunit 1 isoform X3 — MNTNVSNRKSIVDQALRDTLLTVLLDDSVGNVQHLESYITFCIELCRKDLTTASMPVILLGDIFDCMTLDRCEKLFTFVENNVVVWKEEIFFSACKNNLLRMCNDLLRRLSRSQQTVFCGRILLFLAKFFPFSERSGLNIVSEFNLDNHTEFGNEKSEKEVLEQIVEDGDNTENKIPIDYNLYRKFWALQDFFRNPNQCYNKMHWKVFSAHTSHVLSAFTSFKLEEQRSLPTKCTKMDTSSEENYKETHYFAKYLTNQKLLELQLSDSNFRRYVLLQFLILFQYLNSAVKFKAETHELKPDQVEWVKTTTDQVYLLLSETPPNGSDFAETVKNILKREEHWNAWKNHGCPPFKRPALESNSEGEEPRKQKRRIGDVIRAAEDEKKYHLGNPELTKLWNLCPNNLEACKSMDRDFLPSLETYFAEAIEQLDPAAMVDDEYKKVNDGNFGWRALRLLARRSPHFFVHGNNPINKLPEYLEAMIKKIAKDRPQTQSDIKTESEEIPTDGNEAEFNEDVLKQETEQVEVDASTTKFSKFNKVTADIVAKLSDILKGNWKDLAAKFGYHANEIAFFQKKRTQYEQCKSMLEIWAEEDEDASIENLAYILEGLGFTEAVAVLKS; from the exons ATGAACACAAATGTCTCGAATAGAAAGTCAATCGTCGATCAAGCGCTGCGAGATACGCTGCTTACTGTACTGCTGGATGATTCTGTGGGAAACGTACAGCATCTTGAATCTTACATAACGTTTTGTATCGAGTTATGTAGGAAAGATTTAACAACGGCTAGCATGCCAGTCATATTACTCGGTGACATATTTGATTGCATGACATTGGACCGATGTGAAAAGTTATTCACGTTTGTTGAGAACAATGTTGTTGTGTGgaaagaagaaatatttttcagtgcctgtAAAAACAATTTACTCAGGATGTGCAACGATCTGCTCAGAAGACTTTCTCGCTCTCAACAAACTGTATTTTGTGGAAGGATTCTTCTATTCCTTGccaaatttttcccattctcTGAGAGGTCAGGGTTGAACATAGTTAGTGAATTTAATCTCGACAATCACACAGAATTTGGCAATGAGAAATCAGAGAAAGAAGTGCTTGAGCAGATCGTAGAAGATGGCGACAATACTGAGAACAAAATTCCAATAGATTACAATCTGTACCGAAAATTCTGGGCGCTGCAAGACTTTTTCAGAAATCCAAATCAGTGCTATAATAAAATGCATTGGAAGGTTTTCTCTGCT CATACGTCGCACGTCTTGTCAGCGTTCACGTCTTTCAAATTAGAAGAGCAGCGTAGCCTTCCAACAAAATGTACAAAGATGGACACTTCGTCGGAGGAAAACTACAAGGAAACTCACTACTTCGCTAAGTATCTCACTAATCAGAAGCTGTTAGAGTTGCAGTTGTCAGATTCGAACTTTAGGAGATACGTACTACTTCAGTTCCTGATACTCTTTCAGTACCTCAACAGCGCCGTGAAATTCAAAGC CGAAACACACGAGCTGAAACCTGATCAAGTCGAATGGGTCAAGACAACAACAGACCAAGTATATTTATTACTCTCTGAAACACCTCCCAATGGATCTGATTTTGCGGAAACtgtaaaaaacattttaaaacGAGAAGAACACTGGAATGCCTGGAAGAATCATGGGTGTCCACCGTTTAAGAGGCCTGCTCTTGAATCCAACTCTGAGGGAGAAGAAccaagaaaacaaaaaagacgGATCGGTGACGTAATCCGAGCTGccgaagatgaaaaaaagtatcattTAGGAAA TCCTGAGTTGACAAAGCTATGGAATTTGTGCCCCAACAATTTGGAGGCTTGTAAATCAATGGACAGAGACTTCCTGCCTTCCCTAGAAACCTATTTCGCCGAAGCTATAGAGCAATTGGATCCAGCTGCGATGGTCGATGATGAATACAA GAAAGTAAATGATGGTAACTTTGGTTGGAGAGCACTGCGATTACTCGCTAGGCGGAGTCctcatttttttgtacacgGGAATAACCCCATCAACAAATTACCAGAGTATTTGGAAGCTATGATAAAGAAAATCGCCAAAGATCGACCG CAAACGCAGTCGGACATAAAAACAGAATCTGAAGAAATTCCCACCGACGGAAACGAGGCCGAATTCAACGAGGACGTACTTAAACAAGAGACCGAACAAGTTGAGGTTGACGCATCAACAACAAAGTTCAGTAAATTCAACAAAGTGACGGCCGATATTGTTGCGAAACTGTCAGATATATTAAAAGGGAACTGGAAAGATCTAGCAGCGAAATTCGGATACCATGCCAACGAA ATCGCATTCTTTCAGAAGAAACGAACACAGTACGAACAGTGTAAAAGCATGTTAGAAATCtgggccgaagaggacgaggatgCATCGATCGAAAATTTGGCTTACATCCTCGAAGGATTGGGCTTTACAGAGGCAGTTGCTGTATTGAAGAGCTAA
- the LOC124175035 gene encoding THO complex subunit 1 isoform X2 produces MASFETLRHDYNNHLEKCFKLSDLSGFQKKCLEMNTNVSNRKSIVDQALRDTLLTVLLDDSVGNVQHLESYITFCIELCRKDLTTASMPVILLGDIFDCMTLDRCEKLFTFVENNVVVWKEEIFFSACKNNLLRMCNDLLRRLSRSQQTVFCGRILLFLAKFFPFSERSGLNIVSEFNLDNHTEFGNEKSEKEVLEQIVEDGDNTENKIPIDYNLYRKFWALQDFFRNPNQCYNKMHWKVFSAHTSHVLSAFTSFKLEEQRSLPTKCTKMDTSSEENYKETHYFAKYLTNQKLLELQLSDSNFRRYVLLQFLILFQYLNSAVKFKAETHELKPDQVEWVKTTTDQVYLLLSETPPNGSDFAETVKNILKREEHWNAWKNHGCPPFKRPALESNSEGEEPRKQKRRIGDVIRAAEDEKKYHLGNPELTKLWNLCPNNLEACKSMDRDFLPSLETYFAEAIEQLDPAAMVDDEYKKVNDGNFGWRALRLLARRSPHFFVHGNNPINKLPEYLEAMIKKIAKDRPQTQSDIKTESEEIPTDGNEAEFNEDVLKQETEQVEVDASTTKFSKFNKVTADIVAKLSDILKGNWKDLAAKFGYHANEKKRTQYEQCKSMLEIWAEEDEDASIENLAYILEGLGFTEAVAVLKS; encoded by the exons ATGGCTTCTTTCGAGACACTGAGGCATGATTACAAC aaCCACCTGGAAAAATGCTTCAAGTTGTCAGATTTATCCGGATTCCAAAAAAAGTGTCTGGAAATGAACACAAATGTCTCGAATAGAAAGTCAATCGTCGATCAAGCGCTGCGAGATACGCTGCTTACTGTACTGCTGGATGATTCTGTGGGAAACGTACAGCATCTTGAATCTTACATAACGTTTTGTATCGAGTTATGTAGGAAAGATTTAACAACGGCTAGCATGCCAGTCATATTACTCGGTGACATATTTGATTGCATGACATTGGACCGATGTGAAAAGTTATTCACGTTTGTTGAGAACAATGTTGTTGTGTGgaaagaagaaatatttttcagtgcctgtAAAAACAATTTACTCAGGATGTGCAACGATCTGCTCAGAAGACTTTCTCGCTCTCAACAAACTGTATTTTGTGGAAGGATTCTTCTATTCCTTGccaaatttttcccattctcTGAGAGGTCAGGGTTGAACATAGTTAGTGAATTTAATCTCGACAATCACACAGAATTTGGCAATGAGAAATCAGAGAAAGAAGTGCTTGAGCAGATCGTAGAAGATGGCGACAATACTGAGAACAAAATTCCAATAGATTACAATCTGTACCGAAAATTCTGGGCGCTGCAAGACTTTTTCAGAAATCCAAATCAGTGCTATAATAAAATGCATTGGAAGGTTTTCTCTGCT CATACGTCGCACGTCTTGTCAGCGTTCACGTCTTTCAAATTAGAAGAGCAGCGTAGCCTTCCAACAAAATGTACAAAGATGGACACTTCGTCGGAGGAAAACTACAAGGAAACTCACTACTTCGCTAAGTATCTCACTAATCAGAAGCTGTTAGAGTTGCAGTTGTCAGATTCGAACTTTAGGAGATACGTACTACTTCAGTTCCTGATACTCTTTCAGTACCTCAACAGCGCCGTGAAATTCAAAGC CGAAACACACGAGCTGAAACCTGATCAAGTCGAATGGGTCAAGACAACAACAGACCAAGTATATTTATTACTCTCTGAAACACCTCCCAATGGATCTGATTTTGCGGAAACtgtaaaaaacattttaaaacGAGAAGAACACTGGAATGCCTGGAAGAATCATGGGTGTCCACCGTTTAAGAGGCCTGCTCTTGAATCCAACTCTGAGGGAGAAGAAccaagaaaacaaaaaagacgGATCGGTGACGTAATCCGAGCTGccgaagatgaaaaaaagtatcattTAGGAAA TCCTGAGTTGACAAAGCTATGGAATTTGTGCCCCAACAATTTGGAGGCTTGTAAATCAATGGACAGAGACTTCCTGCCTTCCCTAGAAACCTATTTCGCCGAAGCTATAGAGCAATTGGATCCAGCTGCGATGGTCGATGATGAATACAA GAAAGTAAATGATGGTAACTTTGGTTGGAGAGCACTGCGATTACTCGCTAGGCGGAGTCctcatttttttgtacacgGGAATAACCCCATCAACAAATTACCAGAGTATTTGGAAGCTATGATAAAGAAAATCGCCAAAGATCGACCG CAAACGCAGTCGGACATAAAAACAGAATCTGAAGAAATTCCCACCGACGGAAACGAGGCCGAATTCAACGAGGACGTACTTAAACAAGAGACCGAACAAGTTGAGGTTGACGCATCAACAACAAAGTTCAGTAAATTCAACAAAGTGACGGCCGATATTGTTGCGAAACTGTCAGATATATTAAAAGGGAACTGGAAAGATCTAGCAGCGAAATTCGGATACCATGCCAACGAA AAGAAACGAACACAGTACGAACAGTGTAAAAGCATGTTAGAAATCtgggccgaagaggacgaggatgCATCGATCGAAAATTTGGCTTACATCCTCGAAGGATTGGGCTTTACAGAGGCAGTTGCTGTATTGAAGAGCTAA